From Streptomyces sp. NBC_00683, one genomic window encodes:
- a CDS encoding PH-like domain-containing protein, whose translation MTTLNPSYQLYQLAAEPKSAEVTDWSARISWVLALVVFIAFVYWLMRQGWKWRGSLQSDLPELATAPEGFADGEKLLTLTGRYHASTTAGQWLDRIVAHGLGTRSRVELTLTEQGLDVVRPGAADFFVPAAALREARLDKALAGKVLPEGGLLVITWAHGDKLIDSGFRSDRAAEHQAWVDAVNHLTSTTEGTAR comes from the coding sequence GTGACAACACTCAACCCCAGTTATCAGCTGTACCAGCTGGCCGCCGAGCCGAAGTCGGCGGAAGTGACCGACTGGTCCGCCCGCATCAGCTGGGTCCTCGCACTGGTCGTCTTCATCGCCTTCGTCTACTGGCTGATGCGCCAGGGGTGGAAGTGGCGCGGGAGCCTCCAGTCCGATCTGCCCGAGCTCGCCACGGCCCCCGAAGGATTCGCGGACGGCGAGAAGCTGCTCACGCTGACCGGCCGCTACCACGCGTCGACGACCGCGGGACAGTGGCTCGACCGGATCGTCGCCCACGGCCTCGGCACCCGCAGCCGGGTGGAACTCACCCTCACGGAGCAGGGCCTCGACGTCGTACGCCCCGGCGCGGCCGACTTCTTCGTCCCCGCCGCCGCACTGCGCGAGGCCCGGCTGGACAAGGCACTCGCCGGCAAGGTCCTCCCCGAGGGCGGCCTCCTGGTCATCACCTGGGCGCACGGCGACAAGCTGATCGACTCCGGATTCCGCTCCGACCGCGCGGCCGAGCACCAGGCCTGGGTCGACGCCGTCAACCACCTCACCAGCACTACGGAAGGCACCGCACGATGA
- a CDS encoding quinone-dependent dihydroorotate dehydrogenase, whose translation MYKLFFQLVFKRMDPEQAHYLAFRWIRLAARVPGLRTFVAAALAPRYEELRTEALGLRMHGPFGLAAGFDKNAIAIDGMSMLGFDHIEIGTVTGEPQSGNPKKRLFRLVADRALINRMGFNNEGSAAVAERLAARRPVFRTTVGVNIGKTKVVPEAEAVGDYVKSTERLAAHADYLVVNVSSPNTPGLRNLQATEALRPLLAAVREAADRTVTDRRVPLLVKIAPDLADDDVDAVADLAVELGLDGIIATNTTIARDSLGLKSPASLVKETGGLSGAPLKERSLEVLSRLYARVGTRITLVGVGGVENAEDAWQRILAGATLVQGYSAFIYEGPFYARSIHKGLAARLAASPYATLAEAVGASTRKVMQ comes from the coding sequence ATGTACAAACTCTTCTTCCAGCTGGTCTTCAAGCGCATGGACCCGGAGCAGGCCCACTACCTGGCCTTCCGCTGGATCCGCCTCGCGGCCCGCGTCCCCGGCCTGCGGACCTTCGTCGCCGCCGCGCTCGCCCCCCGCTACGAGGAGCTGCGCACCGAGGCCCTCGGGCTGAGGATGCACGGCCCGTTCGGGCTCGCCGCCGGCTTCGACAAGAACGCGATCGCGATCGACGGGATGTCGATGCTCGGGTTCGACCACATCGAGATCGGCACGGTCACCGGCGAGCCGCAGTCGGGCAACCCGAAGAAGCGCCTCTTCCGGCTCGTCGCGGACCGCGCGCTGATCAACCGCATGGGCTTCAACAACGAGGGCTCCGCGGCCGTCGCCGAACGCCTGGCCGCCCGCAGGCCCGTCTTCCGTACGACGGTCGGCGTCAACATCGGCAAGACCAAGGTGGTCCCCGAGGCCGAGGCGGTGGGGGACTACGTCAAGTCCACCGAGCGGCTTGCCGCCCACGCCGACTACCTCGTCGTCAACGTCTCCTCGCCCAACACCCCGGGCCTGCGCAACCTCCAGGCCACCGAGGCGCTCCGGCCGCTGCTCGCGGCGGTGCGCGAGGCCGCCGACCGCACGGTCACGGACCGCCGGGTCCCGCTGCTCGTCAAGATCGCTCCCGACCTGGCCGACGACGACGTCGACGCGGTCGCGGACCTCGCCGTCGAGCTCGGTCTGGACGGCATCATCGCCACCAACACCACCATCGCCCGCGACAGTCTCGGACTGAAGTCCCCGGCGTCGCTGGTCAAGGAGACCGGCGGACTCTCCGGCGCACCCCTCAAGGAGCGCTCCCTGGAGGTCCTGAGCCGCCTGTACGCCCGTGTGGGGACCCGGATCACCCTCGTCGGCGTCGGGGGCGTCGAGAACGCCGAGGACGCCTGGCAGCGCATCCTCGCCGGTGCCACGCTCGTCCAGGGCTACAGCGCCTTCATCTACGAGGGCCCGTTCTACGCCCGTTCGATCCACAAGGGCCTGGCCGCACGCCTGGCCGCCTCCCCGTACGCCACCCTCGCCGAAGCCGTCGGCGCCTCGACACGGAAGGTCATGCAGTGA
- the carA gene encoding glutamine-hydrolyzing carbamoyl-phosphate synthase small subunit, whose protein sequence is MTISTRGADKAPAVLVLEDGRSFRGRAYGAVGETFGEAVFSTGMTGYQETLTDPSYHRQVVVMTAPHIGNTGVNDEDAESKQIWVAGYVVRDPARKPSNWRSRRSLDEELVSQGIVGISGIDTRALTRHLRERGAMRVGIFSGNAIADEGILLAKVRQAPEMSGADLSAEVATKETYVVPAIGTKKFTVAAIDLGIKGMTPHRMAERGIEVHVLPATATLDEVYAVKPDGVFFSNGPGDPSTADHPVSVMQGVLERKTPLFGICFGNQILGRALGFGTYKLKYGHRGINQPVQDRTTGKVEVTAHNHGFAVDAPLDKVSDTEFGRAEVSHVCLNDQVVEGLQLLDRPAFSVQYHPEAAAGPHDAAYLFDRFVSLMEGQRA, encoded by the coding sequence ATGACGATCTCCACCCGGGGAGCCGACAAAGCTCCCGCCGTACTCGTCCTGGAGGACGGCCGCTCCTTCCGCGGCCGCGCCTACGGGGCCGTGGGGGAGACCTTCGGCGAGGCGGTGTTCTCCACCGGCATGACCGGTTACCAGGAAACGCTGACCGATCCCTCGTACCACCGCCAGGTCGTCGTGATGACCGCCCCGCACATCGGCAACACCGGTGTGAACGACGAGGACGCCGAGTCGAAGCAGATCTGGGTCGCCGGATACGTCGTCCGCGACCCCGCCCGCAAGCCCTCCAACTGGCGCTCCCGGCGCTCGCTGGACGAGGAGCTCGTCAGCCAGGGCATCGTCGGCATCAGCGGCATCGACACCCGTGCGCTGACCCGCCACCTCCGCGAGCGCGGCGCGATGCGCGTCGGCATCTTCTCCGGCAACGCCATCGCGGACGAGGGCATACTGCTGGCCAAGGTGCGCCAGGCGCCCGAGATGAGCGGCGCCGACCTCTCCGCCGAGGTCGCCACCAAGGAGACGTACGTCGTCCCCGCGATCGGCACGAAGAAGTTCACCGTCGCCGCGATCGACCTCGGCATCAAGGGCATGACCCCGCACCGCATGGCCGAGCGCGGCATCGAGGTGCACGTCCTGCCCGCCACCGCCACCCTCGACGAGGTGTATGCGGTGAAGCCCGACGGAGTCTTCTTCTCCAACGGCCCCGGCGACCCGTCCACCGCCGACCACCCGGTCTCCGTCATGCAGGGCGTCCTGGAGCGGAAGACCCCGCTCTTCGGCATCTGCTTCGGCAACCAGATCCTGGGCCGCGCACTCGGCTTCGGCACGTACAAGCTGAAGTACGGCCACCGCGGCATCAACCAGCCCGTGCAGGACCGCACGACCGGCAAGGTCGAGGTCACCGCGCACAACCACGGCTTCGCCGTCGACGCCCCCCTCGACAAGGTCTCCGACACGGAGTTCGGCCGCGCCGAGGTCTCCCACGTCTGCCTGAACGACCAGGTCGTCGAAGGCCTCCAGCTCCTGGACCGGCCCGCCTTCAGCGTCCAGTACCACCCCGAAGCAGCCGCCGGCCCGCACGACGCCGCGTACCTCTTCGACCGCTTCGTTTCCCTGATGGAGGGCCAGCGTGCCTAA
- the pyrF gene encoding orotidine-5'-phosphate decarboxylase codes for MTLEPFGARLRRAMDTRGPLCVGIDPHASLLTSWGLNDDIAGLERFTRTVVEALADRVAVLKPQSAFFERFGSRGIAVLEKAVEEARAAGALVLMDAKRGDIGSTMGAYAATYLDKDSPLFSDAVTVSPYLGFGSLRPALDAAAVSGSGVFVLALTSNPEGAEVQRATAADGRPLAQLMLDHMAAENEGAVPLGSVGAVVGATLGDAGVNLAINGPLLAPGIGAQGATPADLPGVFGASVGNVVPSVSRGVLRHGPDASGLREAAGRFADEVRAAVSDG; via the coding sequence GTGACCCTCGAACCCTTCGGCGCCCGCCTGCGCCGCGCCATGGACACCCGCGGGCCGCTCTGCGTGGGCATCGACCCGCACGCCTCGCTCCTCACCTCCTGGGGCCTGAACGACGACATCGCGGGCCTGGAGCGCTTCACCCGTACGGTCGTCGAGGCGCTGGCCGACCGGGTCGCCGTGCTCAAGCCGCAGTCGGCGTTCTTCGAGCGCTTCGGCTCGCGCGGCATCGCGGTCCTGGAGAAGGCCGTCGAGGAGGCGCGCGCCGCCGGAGCCCTGGTGCTCATGGACGCCAAGCGCGGGGACATCGGCTCCACCATGGGCGCCTACGCGGCCACGTACCTCGACAAGGACTCGCCGCTGTTCTCCGACGCGGTCACCGTCTCGCCGTACCTCGGCTTCGGCTCGCTGCGCCCGGCGCTCGACGCGGCCGCGGTCTCCGGCTCGGGTGTCTTCGTCCTCGCCCTCACCTCCAACCCGGAGGGCGCCGAGGTCCAGCGCGCCACCGCCGCGGACGGCAGGCCGCTGGCCCAGCTGATGCTCGACCACATGGCCGCCGAGAACGAGGGCGCGGTTCCGCTCGGCTCGGTCGGGGCGGTCGTCGGTGCCACGCTCGGGGACGCGGGTGTGAATCTGGCGATCAACGGTCCGCTGCTCGCTCCCGGCATCGGCGCCCAGGGCGCCACTCCCGCGGATCTGCCCGGTGTGTTCGGCGCCTCGGTGGGCAATGTGGTGCCGAGCGTGAGCCGGGGCGTGCTGCGCCACGGACCGGACGCGTCAGGGCTGCGCGAAGCCGCCGGTCGGTTCGCGGACGAGGTCCGCGCAGCCGTCTCGGATGGCTGA
- a CDS encoding integration host factor gives MALPPLTPEQRAAALEKAAAARRERAEVKNRLKHSGASLHEVIKSGQENDVIGKMKVSALLESLPGVGKVRAKQIMERLGISESRRVRGLGSNQIASLEREFGGSAA, from the coding sequence GTGGCTCTTCCGCCCCTTACCCCTGAACAGCGCGCAGCCGCGCTCGAAAAGGCCGCCGCGGCTCGCCGGGAGCGGGCCGAGGTCAAGAATCGACTCAAGCATTCCGGCGCCTCCCTCCACGAGGTCATCAAGTCGGGACAGGAGAACGACGTCATCGGCAAGATGAAGGTCTCCGCCCTGCTGGAGTCCCTGCCGGGCGTGGGCAAGGTCCGCGCCAAGCAGATCATGGAGCGGCTCGGCATCTCCGAGAGCCGCCGGGTCCGGGGTCTTGGCTCCAACCAGATCGCATCTTTGGAGCGTGAGTTCGGCGGCAGCGCCGCCTGA
- the carB gene encoding carbamoyl-phosphate synthase large subunit codes for MPKRSDIQSVLVIGSGPIVIGQAAEFDYSGTQACRVLKAEGLRVILVNSNPATIMTDPEIADATYVEPITPEFVEKIIAKERPDALLPTLGGQTALNTAISMHENGVLEKYGVELIGANVEAINKGEDRDLFKGVVEAVKAKIGYGESARSVICHTMDDIIEGVDTLGGYPVVVRPSFTMGGAGSGFAHDEDELRRIAGQGLTLSPTTEVLLEESILGWKEYELELMRDKNDNVVVVCSIENFDPMGVHTGDSITVAPSMTLTDREYQRLRDIGIAIIREVGVDTGGCNIQFAIDPVDGRVIVIEMNPRVSRSSALASKATGFPIAKIAAKLAVGYTLDEIPNDITEKTPASFEPTLDYVVVKAPRFAFEKFPSADSTLTTTMKSVGEAMAIGRNFTEALQKALRSLEKKGSQFAFTGEPGDKAELLAEAVRPTDGRINTVMQAIRAGATQEEVFDATKIDPWFVDQLFLIKEIADELAAAERLDTELLAEAKRHGFSDSQIGEIRGLREDVVREVRHALGIRPVYKTVDTCAAEFAANTPYFYSSYDEESEVASRTKPAVIILGSGPNRIGQGIEFDYSCVHASFALSDAGYETVMVNCNPETVSTDYDTSDRLYFEPLTLEDVLEIVHAESLAGPIAGVIVQLGGQTPLGLSQALKDNGVPVVGTSPEAIHAAEDRGAFGRVLAEAGLPAPKHGTATTFSEAKAIADEIGYPVLVRPSYVLGGRGMEIVYDEARLSSYIAESTEISPTRPVLVDRFLDDAIEIDVDALYDGTELYLGGVMEHIEEAGIHSGDSACALPPITLGGFDIKRLRASTEGIAKGVGVRGLINIQFALSGDILYVLEANPRASRTVPFTSKATAVPLAKAAARISLGATVAELREEGLLPKHGDGGTLPLDAPISVKEAVMPWSRFRDIHGRGVDTVLGPEMRSTGEVMGIDSVFGTAYAKSQAGAYGPLPTKGRAFISVANRDKRSMIFPARELVAHGFELMATSGTAEVLKRNGINATVVRKQSEGEGPNGEKTIVQLIHDGQVDLIVNTPYGTGGRLDGYEIRTAAVARSVPCLTTVQALAAAVQGIDALNHGDVGVRSLQEHAEHLTAARD; via the coding sequence GTGCCTAAGCGCTCCGATATCCAGTCCGTCCTGGTCATCGGCTCCGGCCCGATCGTCATCGGGCAGGCCGCCGAATTCGACTACTCCGGCACCCAGGCCTGCCGCGTCCTCAAGGCCGAGGGCCTGCGCGTCATCCTGGTCAACTCCAACCCGGCGACGATCATGACCGACCCGGAGATCGCCGACGCCACGTACGTCGAGCCGATCACCCCCGAGTTCGTCGAGAAGATCATCGCCAAGGAGCGCCCCGACGCGCTCCTCCCGACGCTGGGCGGCCAGACCGCGCTCAACACCGCGATCTCCATGCACGAGAACGGTGTCCTGGAGAAGTACGGCGTCGAGCTCATCGGCGCCAACGTCGAGGCCATCAACAAGGGCGAGGACCGCGACCTCTTCAAGGGCGTCGTCGAAGCCGTCAAGGCGAAGATCGGTTACGGCGAGTCCGCCCGCTCCGTCATCTGCCACACCATGGACGACATCATCGAGGGCGTCGACACCCTCGGCGGCTACCCCGTCGTCGTCCGCCCCTCCTTCACCATGGGCGGCGCCGGCTCCGGCTTCGCCCACGACGAGGACGAGCTGCGCCGGATCGCCGGACAGGGCCTCACGCTCTCGCCGACCACCGAGGTGCTCCTGGAGGAGTCCATCCTGGGCTGGAAGGAGTACGAGCTGGAGCTGATGCGCGACAAGAACGACAACGTCGTGGTCGTCTGCTCCATCGAGAACTTCGACCCGATGGGCGTCCACACCGGCGACTCGATCACCGTCGCCCCCTCGATGACCCTCACCGACCGCGAGTACCAGCGGCTGCGCGACATCGGCATCGCGATCATCCGCGAGGTCGGTGTCGACACCGGCGGCTGCAACATCCAGTTCGCCATCGACCCGGTCGACGGCCGCGTCATCGTGATCGAGATGAACCCGCGCGTCTCCCGCTCCTCGGCGCTGGCCTCGAAGGCCACCGGCTTCCCGATCGCCAAGATCGCCGCCAAGCTGGCCGTCGGCTACACGCTCGACGAGATCCCCAACGACATCACCGAGAAGACGCCGGCCTCCTTCGAGCCGACCCTCGACTACGTCGTCGTGAAGGCCCCGCGCTTCGCCTTCGAGAAGTTCCCGTCCGCAGACTCCACCCTCACCACCACCATGAAGTCGGTGGGCGAGGCCATGGCGATCGGCCGCAACTTCACCGAGGCGCTGCAGAAGGCCCTGCGCTCCCTGGAGAAGAAGGGCTCGCAGTTCGCCTTCACGGGCGAGCCCGGCGACAAGGCCGAACTGCTCGCCGAGGCGGTCCGCCCCACGGACGGCCGCATCAACACCGTCATGCAGGCGATCCGCGCCGGCGCCACGCAGGAAGAGGTCTTCGACGCCACGAAGATCGACCCCTGGTTCGTCGACCAGCTCTTCCTGATCAAGGAGATCGCCGACGAGCTGGCCGCCGCCGAGCGCCTCGACACCGAGCTGCTCGCCGAGGCGAAGCGGCACGGCTTCTCCGACTCCCAGATCGGCGAGATCCGCGGTCTGCGCGAGGACGTCGTGCGCGAGGTGCGGCACGCCCTCGGTATCCGCCCGGTCTACAAGACGGTCGACACCTGCGCGGCGGAGTTCGCCGCGAACACGCCGTACTTCTACTCCTCCTACGACGAGGAGAGCGAGGTCGCGTCCCGCACCAAGCCCGCGGTGATCATCCTCGGATCCGGTCCGAACCGCATCGGCCAGGGCATCGAGTTCGACTACTCCTGCGTCCACGCCTCCTTCGCGCTGAGCGACGCGGGCTACGAGACCGTGATGGTCAACTGCAACCCGGAGACCGTCTCCACGGACTACGACACCTCCGACCGGCTGTACTTCGAGCCGCTCACGCTCGAGGACGTCCTGGAGATCGTGCACGCCGAGTCCCTCGCGGGCCCGATCGCCGGTGTCATCGTCCAGCTCGGCGGCCAGACCCCGCTCGGTCTGTCGCAGGCGCTCAAGGACAACGGCGTGCCCGTCGTGGGCACCTCCCCGGAGGCCATCCACGCCGCCGAGGACCGCGGTGCCTTCGGCCGGGTCCTGGCCGAGGCGGGTCTGCCCGCCCCGAAGCACGGCACGGCGACCACCTTCTCCGAGGCCAAGGCCATCGCCGACGAGATCGGCTACCCCGTCCTCGTACGCCCGTCGTACGTGCTCGGCGGCCGCGGTATGGAGATCGTGTACGACGAGGCCCGCCTCTCCTCGTACATCGCCGAGTCCACCGAGATCAGCCCCACCCGGCCGGTCCTGGTCGACCGCTTCCTCGACGACGCGATCGAGATCGACGTCGACGCGCTCTACGACGGCACCGAGCTGTACCTCGGCGGCGTCATGGAGCACATCGAGGAGGCCGGCATCCACTCCGGCGACTCCGCCTGCGCACTGCCCCCGATCACGCTCGGCGGCTTCGACATCAAGCGCCTGCGGGCCTCGACCGAGGGCATCGCCAAGGGCGTCGGCGTACGCGGCCTGATCAACATCCAGTTCGCGCTCTCCGGCGACATCCTCTACGTCCTCGAGGCCAACCCCCGTGCCTCGCGGACCGTCCCCTTCACCTCGAAGGCCACCGCGGTCCCGCTCGCGAAGGCCGCCGCCCGTATCTCGCTGGGCGCGACCGTCGCGGAGCTGCGCGAGGAGGGGCTGCTGCCGAAGCACGGCGACGGCGGCACCCTGCCCCTCGACGCGCCGATCTCCGTCAAGGAGGCCGTCATGCCGTGGTCGCGCTTCCGCGACATCCACGGCCGCGGCGTCGACACGGTCCTCGGCCCGGAGATGCGCTCCACCGGTGAGGTCATGGGCATCGACTCGGTCTTCGGCACGGCGTACGCCAAGTCGCAGGCCGGTGCGTACGGCCCGCTGCCCACCAAGGGCCGCGCCTTCATCTCCGTCGCCAACCGCGACAAGCGCTCGATGATCTTCCCGGCCCGCGAGCTCGTCGCCCACGGCTTCGAGCTGATGGCCACGTCCGGCACCGCCGAGGTGCTCAAGCGCAACGGGATCAACGCCACCGTCGTGCGCAAGCAGTCCGAGGGCGAGGGCCCCAACGGGGAGAAGACCATCGTCCAGCTGATCCACGACGGCCAGGTCGACCTCATCGTCAACACGCCGTACGGAACGGGCGGCAGGCTCGACGGCTACGAGATCCGCACCGCGGCCGTCGCCCGGTCGGTGCCGTGCCTCACCACGGTCCAGGCGCTCGCCGCCGCCGTCCAGGGCATCGACGCGCTCAACCACGGCGACGTCGGAGTGCGTTCCCTCCAGGAACACGCGGAACATCTGACCGCGGCCCGAGACTAG
- the rpoZ gene encoding DNA-directed RNA polymerase subunit omega, with product MSSSITTPEGIINPPIDELLEATDSKYSLVIYAAKRARQINAYYSQLGEGLLEYVGPLVDTHVHEKPLSIALREINAGLLTSEAIEGPAQ from the coding sequence GTGTCCTCTTCCATCACCACGCCCGAGGGCATCATCAACCCGCCGATTGATGAGCTCCTCGAGGCCACCGACTCGAAGTACAGCCTTGTGATCTACGCGGCCAAGCGCGCGCGCCAGATCAACGCGTACTACTCGCAGCTCGGTGAAGGCCTCCTCGAGTACGTCGGTCCGCTCGTCGACACCCACGTGCACGAGAAGCCGCTCTCGATCGCGCTCCGCGAGATCAACGCGGGCCTGCTGACCTCCGAGGCCATCGAGGGCCCCGCGCAGTAA
- the coaBC gene encoding bifunctional phosphopantothenoylcysteine decarboxylase/phosphopantothenate--cysteine ligase CoaBC, translating into MDKPKVVLGVSGGIAAYKACELLRRLTESGHDVRVVPTEASLNFVGAATWSALSGNPASTEVWDSVHEVPHVRIGQAADLVVVAPATADMLAKAAHGLADDLLTNTLLTARCPVVFAPAMHTEMWEHPATQENVATLRRRGAVVIEPAVGRLTGVDTGKGRLPDPGEIFEVCRRVLTRGPAEPDLAGRHVVISAGGTREPLDPVRYLGNRSSGKQGYALARTAVARGARVTLIEANTGLPDPAGADVLRAGTALQLREAVLKAAADADVVVMAAAVADFRPADYAAGKIKKKDGQEPAPLVLVRNPDILAEVSADRARPGQVVVGFAAETDNVLANGREKLRRKGCDLLVVNEVGERKTFGSEENEAVVLAADGGETAVPYGPKEALADTVWDLVAARFG; encoded by the coding sequence GTGGACAAGCCGAAGGTCGTCCTGGGGGTCAGCGGTGGCATCGCCGCCTACAAGGCGTGCGAGCTGCTGCGCCGGCTGACCGAGTCCGGCCATGACGTCAGGGTCGTGCCGACCGAGGCGTCGCTGAACTTCGTCGGGGCCGCCACCTGGTCGGCCCTCTCCGGCAACCCCGCGTCGACCGAGGTCTGGGACAGCGTGCACGAGGTGCCGCACGTCCGGATCGGGCAGGCGGCCGACCTCGTCGTGGTCGCACCCGCCACCGCCGACATGCTCGCCAAGGCCGCCCACGGGCTCGCCGACGACCTCCTCACCAACACGCTCCTCACCGCCCGCTGTCCGGTCGTCTTCGCACCGGCCATGCACACCGAGATGTGGGAGCACCCGGCCACCCAGGAGAACGTGGCCACACTGCGCCGCCGCGGCGCCGTCGTCATCGAGCCCGCCGTCGGCCGCCTCACCGGCGTCGACACGGGCAAGGGCCGGCTGCCGGACCCGGGGGAGATCTTCGAGGTCTGCCGCAGGGTCCTCACCCGCGGCCCGGCCGAACCCGACCTCGCGGGCCGGCACGTGGTCATCAGCGCCGGCGGCACCCGTGAGCCCCTCGATCCGGTCCGCTACCTGGGCAACCGCTCCTCCGGCAAGCAGGGCTACGCACTGGCGCGCACCGCTGTCGCCCGCGGCGCCCGGGTGACGCTGATCGAGGCGAACACCGGACTGCCCGACCCCGCGGGTGCCGACGTCCTGCGCGCCGGAACCGCCCTGCAACTGCGCGAGGCCGTGCTGAAGGCGGCGGCCGACGCCGATGTGGTGGTGATGGCCGCGGCGGTCGCCGACTTCCGTCCCGCGGACTACGCCGCGGGCAAGATCAAGAAGAAGGACGGCCAGGAGCCGGCGCCCCTCGTCCTCGTCCGCAATCCCGACATCCTCGCCGAGGTCTCCGCGGACCGCGCCCGCCCCGGCCAGGTCGTCGTCGGATTCGCCGCGGAGACCGACAACGTCCTCGCCAACGGCCGCGAGAAGCTGCGCCGCAAGGGCTGCGACCTGCTCGTCGTCAACGAGGTGGGGGAGCGCAAGACCTTCGGGTCCGAGGAGAACGAAGCGGTGGTGCTCGCGGCCGACGGGGGCGAGACCGCTGTGCCGTACGGGCCGAAAGAAGCACTCGCCGACACGGTCTGGGACCTGGTGGCGGCACGCTTCGGCTAG
- the metK gene encoding methionine adenosyltransferase, whose product MSRRLFTSESVTEGHPDKIADQISDTILDALLREDPSSRVAVETLITTGLVHVAGEVTTKAYADIPNLVRNKVLEIGYDSSKKGFDGASCGVSVSIGAQSPDIAQGVDTAYEKRVEGDEDELDKQGAGDQGLMFGYACDETPELMPLPIHLAHRLSRRLSEVRKNGTIPYLRPDGKTQVTIEYDGDKAVRLDTVVVSSQHASDIDLDSLLAPDIREFVVEHVLAQLIEDGIKLDTEGYRLLVNPTGRFEIGGPMGDAGLTGRKIIIDTYGGMARHGGGAFSGKDPSKVDRSAAYAMRWVAKNVVAAGLAARCEVQVAYAIGKAEPVGLFVETFGTATVETEKIEHAIGEVFDLRPAAIIRDLDLLRPIYAQTAAYGHFGRELPDFTWERTDRVDALRTAAGL is encoded by the coding sequence GTGTCCCGCCGTCTCTTCACCTCGGAGTCCGTTACCGAGGGCCACCCCGACAAGATCGCTGACCAGATCAGCGACACGATTCTCGATGCGCTCCTGCGCGAGGACCCTTCCTCGCGTGTCGCCGTCGAGACCTTGATCACCACTGGTCTGGTGCATGTCGCGGGTGAGGTCACGACCAAGGCCTACGCCGACATCCCCAACCTCGTGCGCAACAAGGTGCTGGAGATCGGCTACGACTCCTCCAAGAAGGGCTTCGACGGAGCCTCCTGCGGCGTGTCGGTGTCCATCGGCGCGCAGTCCCCGGACATCGCGCAGGGTGTCGACACGGCGTACGAGAAGCGCGTCGAGGGCGACGAGGACGAGCTCGACAAGCAGGGCGCCGGCGACCAGGGCCTCATGTTCGGCTACGCCTGCGACGAGACGCCCGAGCTGATGCCGCTCCCGATCCACCTGGCGCACCGGCTCTCCCGCCGGCTGTCCGAGGTCCGCAAGAACGGGACCATCCCGTACCTGCGTCCCGACGGCAAGACCCAGGTCACCATCGAGTACGACGGTGACAAGGCCGTCCGCCTCGACACGGTCGTCGTCTCCTCGCAGCACGCGTCGGACATCGACCTGGACTCGCTGCTCGCGCCCGACATCCGTGAGTTCGTCGTCGAGCACGTCCTGGCGCAGCTCATCGAGGACGGCATCAAGCTGGACACCGAGGGCTACCGGCTCCTGGTGAACCCGACCGGCCGCTTCGAGATCGGCGGTCCGATGGGTGACGCCGGTCTGACCGGCCGCAAGATCATCATCGACACCTACGGCGGCATGGCCCGCCACGGCGGCGGTGCCTTCTCCGGCAAGGACCCGTCGAAGGTCGACCGCTCGGCGGCGTACGCCATGCGCTGGGTCGCCAAGAACGTCGTCGCGGCCGGTCTCGCGGCCCGCTGCGAGGTCCAGGTCGCGTACGCGATCGGCAAGGCCGAGCCGGTGGGCCTGTTCGTCGAGACGTTCGGCACCGCCACCGTCGAGACGGAGAAGATCGAGCACGCGATCGGAGAGGTCTTCGACCTCCGCCCGGCCGCGATCATCCGCGACCTCGACCTGCTCCGCCCGATCTACGCCCAGACCGCCGCGTACGGCCACTTCGGCCGTGAGCTGCCCGACTTCACCTGGGAGCGCACCGACCGGGTGGACGCGCTGCGTACGGCGGCGGGGCTCTAG
- the gmk gene encoding guanylate kinase encodes MAATSRGNSPVPPDVRPRLTVLSGPSGVGKSTVVAHMRKVHPEVWLSVSATTRKPRPGERNGVHYFFVDTEEFDKLIANGELLEWAEFAGNRYGTPRRAVLERLEAGEPVLLEIDLQGARLVRQSMPDAQLVFLAPPSWDELVRRLTGRGTEAPDVIERRLMAAKVELAAEAEFDTTLVNTSVEDVARELLTLMLQASGLRGIDD; translated from the coding sequence ATGGCTGCAACATCCCGGGGGAACTCCCCCGTACCCCCGGACGTACGTCCGCGGCTGACCGTGCTCTCCGGCCCCTCCGGGGTCGGTAAGAGCACGGTCGTCGCTCATATGCGCAAGGTTCACCCCGAGGTCTGGCTCTCGGTGTCGGCCACGACCCGCAAGCCGCGCCCCGGCGAACGCAACGGTGTCCACTACTTCTTCGTGGACACCGAGGAGTTCGACAAGCTGATCGCCAACGGCGAGCTGCTGGAGTGGGCGGAGTTCGCGGGCAACCGCTACGGCACCCCGCGCCGGGCCGTGCTGGAGCGCCTGGAAGCGGGCGAGCCGGTACTGCTGGAGATCGATCTGCAGGGCGCCCGGCTGGTCCGCCAGTCGATGCCCGACGCGCAGCTGGTCTTCCTGGCCCCGCCGAGCTGGGACGAGCTGGTGCGCCGGCTCACCGGCCGAGGGACCGAGGCGCCCGACGTGATCGAGCGCCGGCTCATGGCGGCGAAGGTCGAGCTGGCCGCCGAGGCGGAGTTCGATACGACACTTGTCAACACCTCGGTCGAGGACGTGGCACGTGAGCTGCTAACGTTGATGCTGCAGGCTTCCGGCCTCCGCGGCATCGACGACTGA